A stretch of the Ptychodera flava strain L36383 chromosome 18, AS_Pfla_20210202, whole genome shotgun sequence genome encodes the following:
- the LOC139117818 gene encoding short transient receptor potential channel 4-like isoform X1, translating into MVYALRLTRKYISSPKGKFLTEQFSAIFFLVALFVYEVLDNHHPVLFSFLLSWILGSLASELIQLRIYGPRRYFENIWTILDLLVLISFAAGVILRDYFIMSGSHFLLFFEKLPALTLVCAMLRRMQNFYLSELVGKMFLIFMEMKTEVYRFLVIFGYVVLAFACSFYFLYYDVRDGIFRPFLSFHTSLLHLTMKVFSETNNIEYLQLLNQNITIGAAQRNGTIAFDASGIYDFVGFTLYTIFLMMAILILLKLCVAMMTNKYSILQKNIEKLWYLKRSEIWLYYIRQKIIFPPPYNLLEIFVRILLDLKRRFQQAVCEANASGEPVQDEHQWRTGQRSQDRNDEEERWTRRFRAIVRRE; encoded by the exons ATGGTTTATGCTCTTCGACTCACTCGCAAATATATATCCAGTCCCAAGGGAAAATTCTTGACTGAGCAATTTTCTGCCATCTTTTTCTTGGTCGCCCTTTTTGTTTACGAAGTTCTTGATAACCATCACCCTGTTTTGTTTAGTTTTCTGCTGTCCTGGATTCTTGGATCTCTTGCCTCTGAACTAATACAACTGAGAATCTACGGCCCTAGGCGTTACTTCGAGAATATTTGGACTATTTTGGACTTGTTGGTTTTAATTTCATTTGCTGCTGGTGTCATTTTAAGGGACTACTTTATAATGTCGGGTAGTCATTTTCTcttattttttgagaaattgccaGCTTTAACTCTGGTTTGTGCCATGCTCCGCCGCATGCAGAATTTTTATCTTTCGGAACTTGTCGGTAAAATGTTcttgatatttatggaaatgaagACTGAAGTCTACAGATTTCTTGTTATTTTCGGTTACGTGGTCCTGGCATTTGcctgttcattttattttctctaCTACGATGTGCGCGACGGAATCTTCAGACCATTTTTAAG TTTCCATACCTCCTTACTACATCTGACAATGAAGGTGTTTTCCGAAACGAACAATATTGAATATCTGCAGTTGCTTAATCAGAACATCACCATCGGTGCCGCACAGCGTAATGGAACTATCGCGTTTGACGCCAGTGGTATCTATGATTTTGTGGGGTTTACGTTGTACACAATATTCTTGATGATGGCGATTCTCATTCTTCTAAAATTGTGTGTAGCGATGATGACAAATAAATATAGTATTTTGCAG AAAAATATCGAGAAGCTGTGGTATCTCAAGAGATCGGAAATTTGGCTGTATTATATCCGACAGAAAATTATATTTCCACCACCGTATAACTTGTTGGAGATTTTCGTCAGAATATTGCTTGACCTCAAACGCCGCTTTCAACAG GCTGTGTGCGAGGCGAACGCCAGTGGAGAACCGGTCCAAGACGAACACCAGTGGAGAACCGGTCAAAGAAGTCAAGATCGAAATGACGAAG AAGAACGCTGGACAAGAAGATTTCGAGCCATCGTACGAAGag
- the LOC139117818 gene encoding short transient receptor potential channel 4-like isoform X2 produces MFYGLLLPVLPMVYALRLTRKYISSPKGKFLTEQFSAIFFLVALFVYEVLDNHHPVLFSFLLSWILGSLASELIQLRIYGPRRYFENIWTILDLLVLISFAAGVILRDYFIMSGSHFLLFFEKLPALTLVCAMLRRMQNFYLSELVGKMFLIFMEMKTEVYRFLVIFGYVVLAFACSFYFLYYDVRDGIFRPFLSFHTSLLHLTMKVFSETNNIEYLQLLNQNITIGAAQRNGTIAFDASGIYDFVGFTLYTIFLMMAILILLKLCVAMMTNKYSILQKNIEKLWYLKRSEIWLYYIRQKIIFPPPYNLLEIFVRILLDLKRRFQQAVCEANASGEPVQDEHQWRTGQRSQDRNDEEERWTRRFRAIVRRE; encoded by the exons ATGTTTTACGGACTACTGCTTCCTGTTCTCCCAATGGTTTATGCTCTTCGACTCACTCGCAAATATATATCCAGTCCCAAGGGAAAATTCTTGACTGAGCAATTTTCTGCCATCTTTTTCTTGGTCGCCCTTTTTGTTTACGAAGTTCTTGATAACCATCACCCTGTTTTGTTTAGTTTTCTGCTGTCCTGGATTCTTGGATCTCTTGCCTCTGAACTAATACAACTGAGAATCTACGGCCCTAGGCGTTACTTCGAGAATATTTGGACTATTTTGGACTTGTTGGTTTTAATTTCATTTGCTGCTGGTGTCATTTTAAGGGACTACTTTATAATGTCGGGTAGTCATTTTCTcttattttttgagaaattgccaGCTTTAACTCTGGTTTGTGCCATGCTCCGCCGCATGCAGAATTTTTATCTTTCGGAACTTGTCGGTAAAATGTTcttgatatttatggaaatgaagACTGAAGTCTACAGATTTCTTGTTATTTTCGGTTACGTGGTCCTGGCATTTGcctgttcattttattttctctaCTACGATGTGCGCGACGGAATCTTCAGACCATTTTTAAG TTTCCATACCTCCTTACTACATCTGACAATGAAGGTGTTTTCCGAAACGAACAATATTGAATATCTGCAGTTGCTTAATCAGAACATCACCATCGGTGCCGCACAGCGTAATGGAACTATCGCGTTTGACGCCAGTGGTATCTATGATTTTGTGGGGTTTACGTTGTACACAATATTCTTGATGATGGCGATTCTCATTCTTCTAAAATTGTGTGTAGCGATGATGACAAATAAATATAGTATTTTGCAG AAAAATATCGAGAAGCTGTGGTATCTCAAGAGATCGGAAATTTGGCTGTATTATATCCGACAGAAAATTATATTTCCACCACCGTATAACTTGTTGGAGATTTTCGTCAGAATATTGCTTGACCTCAAACGCCGCTTTCAACAG GCTGTGTGCGAGGCGAACGCCAGTGGAGAACCGGTCCAAGACGAACACCAGTGGAGAACCGGTCAAAGAAGTCAAGATCGAAATGACGAAG AAGAACGCTGGACAAGAAGATTTCGAGCCATCGTACGAAGag